In the Sarcophilus harrisii chromosome 3, mSarHar1.11, whole genome shotgun sequence genome, one interval contains:
- the HYOU1 gene encoding hypoxia up-regulated protein 1 isoform X3: MRPVAEMDRKGRAGRLPCWALLAVFLANLLALTDTLAVMSVDLGSESMKVAIVKPGVPMEIVLNKESRRKTPVVVALKENERFFGDSAASMAIKNPKATVRYFQDLLGKRSDNPHVALYRDRFPEQELGTDPHRQTVRFHLSPQLQFSPEEVLGMVLNYSRSLAEDFAEQPIKDVVITVPAFFNQAERRAVLQAARMADLKVLQLINANTATALSYGVFRRKDINATAQNVMFYDMGAGSTVCTIVTYQTVKTKEAGTQPQLQIRGVGFDRTLGGLEMELRLRKHLAKLFNEQRKGQGAKDVQENPRAMAKLLREANRLKTILSANADHMAQIEGLMDDVDFKAKVTRVEFEELCGDLFDRVPGPVQQALSSAEMNLDEIEQVILVGGATRVPKVQEVLLKAVGKEELGKNINADEAAAMGAVYQAAALSKAFKVKPFGVRDATVYPIQVEFTREVEEAGPRSLKHNKRVLFSRMGPYPQRKVITFNRYNDDFHFHVNYGDMGFLGPEDLRVFGSLNLTTVKLKGVGESFKKYPDYESKGIKAHFNLDESGVLSLDRVESVFETTVEDHPEEESTLTKLGNTISSLFGGGSTPEAKENGTDTVQEEEDTPAEGSKEEPGEQTEPKEEAKTSGEGDTQPPTPEPVDGAVPEREAASEKGEGVKPESQEPSDQGEPGPEGKAQAPEEEKKPKVARKQKMVEEIGVELSVLDLPDLPEDELARSVHKLQELTLRDLEKQEREKSANSLEAFIFETQDKLYQPEYQEVSTEEEREEISGKLSSASTWLEDEGFAASTKELKEKLAELKKLCRGLFFRVEERKKWPERLAALDSLLNHSNIFLRGARLIPEMDQIFTEVELSTLEKVINETGAWKNATLAEQAKLPSTEKPVLLSKDIEAKMLALDREVQYLLNKAKFTKPRPRPKDQNKTQADPSQNQSASAQEEKIIPPLEEDAEPVLEPPVTGEKAKIPDLGLDLGDTEPLELSGPGADSEQKEQPPPPRPQETRSNDEL; this comes from the exons AT GCGCCCAGTGGCTGAAATGGACCGAAAGGGAAGAGCCGGGCGGCTGCCCTGCTGGGCCCTGCTCGCGGTGTTCCTGGCCAACCTGCTGGCGCTGACTG ACACTCTTGCGGTGATGTCTGTGGATCTGGGCAGCGAATCAATGAAGGTGGCCATCGTCAAGCCTGGTGTGCCCATGGAAATCGTCCTAAACAA gGAATCCCGGAGGAAAACACCTGTAGTTGTAGCcctgaaagagaatgaaagattCTTTGGGGATAGTGCAGCAAGCATG GCCATCAAGAATCCAAAGGCTACAGTGCGGTACTTCCAGGACCTGTTGGGAAAGCGGAGTGACAACCCACATGTAGCACTTTACCGGGATCGCTTTCCTGAGCAGGAGTTGGGTACCGACCCCCACAGGCAGACTGTTCGATTCCACCTGAGCCC GCAGCTCCAGTTCTCTCCAGAGGAGGTGTTGGGCATGGTTCTCAATTACTCTCGCTCCCTAGCTGAGGATTTTGCTG AGCAGCCCATCAAGGATGTAGTGATTACTGTGCCAGCCTTCTTCAACCAGGCTGAGCGCCGGGCTGTACTGCAGGCTGCCCGAATGGCCGACCTGAAGGTGTTACAGCTCATTAATGCCAACACTGCCACCGCCCTCAGCTATGGAGTCTTCCGCCGCAAAGACATCAATGCTACTGCCCAG AATGTGATGTTTTATGACATGGGCGCGGGGAGCACAGTGTGTACCATCGTCACCTATCAAACAGTGAAAACCAAGGAAGCTGGTACCCAGCCCCAGCTGCAGATCCGTGGTGTGGG GTTTGACCGAACTCTCGGGGGCCTGGAGATGGAATTGCGACTGCGGAAGCATTTGGCAAAACTCTTCAATGAGCAACGCAAGGGACAGGGGGCAAAGGATGTTCAGGAAAACCCTCGGGCCATGGCCAAGCTACTTCGTGAAGCCAACCGGCTCAAAACCATCCTGAGTGCTAATGCTGACCACATGGCACAG ATTGAAGGGCTGATGGATGACGTGGACTTCAAGGCAAAAGTGACACGGGTGGAGTTTGAGGAGCTGTGTGGGGACCTGTTTGATCGGGTGCCTGGGCCTGTGCAGCAGGCTCTCAGCAGTGCTGAAATGAACTTG GATGAGATTGAACAGGTGATCCTGGTGGGTGGGGCCACTCGGGTCCCCAAAGTACAGGAGGTGTTGTTGAAAGCTGTGGGCAA GGAGGAGTTAGGGAAGAACATCAATGCTGATGAAGCAGCCGCCATGGGTGCTGTGTACCAGGCTGCCGCCCTGAGCAAGGCCTTCAAAGTAAAGCCCTTTGGTGTTCGGGATGCCACAGTCTATCCCATCCAG GTGGAGTTCACAAGAGAAGTAGAGGAGGCTGGTCCTCGGAGCCTGAAACATAACAAACGGGTTCTGTTCTCTCGAATGGGACCCTATCCTCAGAGAAAAGTCATTACTTTTAACCGCTACAATGATGACTTCCATTTCCACGTGAACTACGGTGACATGGGCTTCTTGGGGCCTGAGGATCTTAG aGTGTTTGGCTCCCTGAACTTGACCACAGTGAAGCTAAAAGGAGTTGGGGAGAGCTTTAAGAAGTATCCTGACTATGAGTCCAAGGGTATCAAGGCCCACTTCAACCTGGATGAAAGTGGTGTCCTGAGCCTGGATAGG GTGGAGTCTGTATTTGAGACAACAGTGGAGGACCATCCTGAAGAGGAGTCCACACTCACTA AACTGGGCAACACCATTTCCAGTCTTTTTGGAGGTGGCTCCACTCCAGAGGCCAAGGAGAATGGGACAGACACCGTACAG GAAGAAGAGGACACTCCAGCTGAAGGGAGCAAGGAGGAACCTGGGGAGCAGACAGAACCTAAAGAGGAAGCCAAGACTTCAGGCGAAGGGGACACTCAGCCTCCAACCCCTGAACCAGTCGATGGTGCAGTCCCTGAGAGAGAGGCTGCATCAGAGAAAGGTGAAGGGGTAAAACCAGAGTCCCAG GAACCAAGTGATCAAGGGGAGCCAGGACCAGAGGGCAAAGCTCAAGCCCCTGAGGAGGAAAAGAAGCCAAAGGTGGCCCGAAAGCAGAAAATGGTGGAGGAAATTGGAGTTGAACTGTCTGTGCTTGACCTTCCTGACCTCCCGGAGGATGAGCTGGCACGTTCTGTGCACAA ACTTCAGGAACTGACACTTCGAGACTTAGAAAAGCAGGAGAGGGAGAAGTCGGCCAACAGTCTGGAAGCCTTCATCTTTGAAACCCAG GACAAGCTCTACCAGCCGGAGTACCAGGAAGTATCCACGGAGGAAGAACGGGAGGAGATCTCTGGGAAACTTAGCTCGGCCTCTACCTGGCTGGAGGATGAGGGCTTTGCTGCCAGCACCAAG GAACTGAAAGAAAAGCTGGCTGAGCTGAAGAAGCTGTGTCGTGGGCTTTTTTTCCGTGTGGAAGAGCGAAAGAAGTGGCCCGAGCGGCTGGCTGCCCTGGACAGCCTCCTCAATCATTCAAACATCTTCCTCAG GGGTGCTCGGCTAATCCCAGAGATGGACCAGATTTTCACTGAGGTGGAACTAAGCACACTGGAGAAAGTCATCAATGAGACGGGG GCTTGGAAGAATGCCACCCTGGCAGAACAAGCCAAACTCCCCAGCACTGAGAAGCCAGTTCTGCTTTCCAAGGACATCGAGGCAAAGATGTTGGCTTTGGACCGAGAGGTTCAGTACCTGCTCAACAAGGCCAAGTTTACCAAGCCCCGGCCCCGGCCGAAGGACCAGAACAAGACCCAGGCTGACCCATCTCAAAATCAGAGTGCCAGTGCCCAGGAAGAGAAGATCATTCCACCACTGG AGGAAGATGCAGAGCCTGTTCTAGAGCCCCCCGTGACTGGAGAGAAGGCTAAGATACCTGACTTAG GGCTTGATCTGGGCGACACTGAGCCTTTAGAATTGAGTGGACCAGGGGCAG ATTCAGAGCAGAAGGAGCAGCCGCCGCCACCAAGGCCACAGGAGACCCGGTCAAATGATGAGCTATAG
- the HYOU1 gene encoding hypoxia up-regulated protein 1 isoform X4, translating to MDRKGRAGRLPCWALLAVFLANLLALTDTLAVMSVDLGSESMKVAIVKPGVPMEIVLNKESRRKTPVVVALKENERFFGDSAASMAIKNPKATVRYFQDLLGKRSDNPHVALYRDRFPEQELGTDPHRQTVRFHLSPQLQFSPEEVLGMVLNYSRSLAEDFAEQPIKDVVITVPAFFNQAERRAVLQAARMADLKVLQLINANTATALSYGVFRRKDINATAQNVMFYDMGAGSTVCTIVTYQTVKTKEAGTQPQLQIRGVGFDRTLGGLEMELRLRKHLAKLFNEQRKGQGAKDVQENPRAMAKLLREANRLKTILSANADHMAQIEGLMDDVDFKAKVTRVEFEELCGDLFDRVPGPVQQALSSAEMNLDEIEQVILVGGATRVPKVQEVLLKAVGKEELGKNINADEAAAMGAVYQAAALSKAFKVKPFGVRDATVYPIQVEFTREVEEAGPRSLKHNKRVLFSRMGPYPQRKVITFNRYNDDFHFHVNYGDMGFLGPEDLRVFGSLNLTTVKLKGVGESFKKYPDYESKGIKAHFNLDESGVLSLDRVESVFETTVEDHPEEESTLTKLGNTISSLFGGGSTPEAKENGTDTVQEEEDTPAEGSKEEPGEQTEPKEEAKTSGEGDTQPPTPEPVDGAVPEREAASEKGEGVKPESQEPSDQGEPGPEGKAQAPEEEKKPKVARKQKMVEEIGVELSVLDLPDLPEDELARSVHKLQELTLRDLEKQEREKSANSLEAFIFETQDKLYQPEYQEVSTEEEREEISGKLSSASTWLEDEGFAASTKELKEKLAELKKLCRGLFFRVEERKKWPERLAALDSLLNHSNIFLRGARLIPEMDQIFTEVELSTLEKVINETGAWKNATLAEQAKLPSTEKPVLLSKDIEAKMLALDREVQYLLNKAKFTKPRPRPKDQNKTQADPSQNQSASAQEEKIIPPLEEDAEPVLEPPVTGEKAKIPDLGLDLGDTEPLELSGPGADSEQKEQPPPPRPQETRSNDEL from the exons ATGGACCGAAAGGGAAGAGCCGGGCGGCTGCCCTGCTGGGCCCTGCTCGCGGTGTTCCTGGCCAACCTGCTGGCGCTGACTG ACACTCTTGCGGTGATGTCTGTGGATCTGGGCAGCGAATCAATGAAGGTGGCCATCGTCAAGCCTGGTGTGCCCATGGAAATCGTCCTAAACAA gGAATCCCGGAGGAAAACACCTGTAGTTGTAGCcctgaaagagaatgaaagattCTTTGGGGATAGTGCAGCAAGCATG GCCATCAAGAATCCAAAGGCTACAGTGCGGTACTTCCAGGACCTGTTGGGAAAGCGGAGTGACAACCCACATGTAGCACTTTACCGGGATCGCTTTCCTGAGCAGGAGTTGGGTACCGACCCCCACAGGCAGACTGTTCGATTCCACCTGAGCCC GCAGCTCCAGTTCTCTCCAGAGGAGGTGTTGGGCATGGTTCTCAATTACTCTCGCTCCCTAGCTGAGGATTTTGCTG AGCAGCCCATCAAGGATGTAGTGATTACTGTGCCAGCCTTCTTCAACCAGGCTGAGCGCCGGGCTGTACTGCAGGCTGCCCGAATGGCCGACCTGAAGGTGTTACAGCTCATTAATGCCAACACTGCCACCGCCCTCAGCTATGGAGTCTTCCGCCGCAAAGACATCAATGCTACTGCCCAG AATGTGATGTTTTATGACATGGGCGCGGGGAGCACAGTGTGTACCATCGTCACCTATCAAACAGTGAAAACCAAGGAAGCTGGTACCCAGCCCCAGCTGCAGATCCGTGGTGTGGG GTTTGACCGAACTCTCGGGGGCCTGGAGATGGAATTGCGACTGCGGAAGCATTTGGCAAAACTCTTCAATGAGCAACGCAAGGGACAGGGGGCAAAGGATGTTCAGGAAAACCCTCGGGCCATGGCCAAGCTACTTCGTGAAGCCAACCGGCTCAAAACCATCCTGAGTGCTAATGCTGACCACATGGCACAG ATTGAAGGGCTGATGGATGACGTGGACTTCAAGGCAAAAGTGACACGGGTGGAGTTTGAGGAGCTGTGTGGGGACCTGTTTGATCGGGTGCCTGGGCCTGTGCAGCAGGCTCTCAGCAGTGCTGAAATGAACTTG GATGAGATTGAACAGGTGATCCTGGTGGGTGGGGCCACTCGGGTCCCCAAAGTACAGGAGGTGTTGTTGAAAGCTGTGGGCAA GGAGGAGTTAGGGAAGAACATCAATGCTGATGAAGCAGCCGCCATGGGTGCTGTGTACCAGGCTGCCGCCCTGAGCAAGGCCTTCAAAGTAAAGCCCTTTGGTGTTCGGGATGCCACAGTCTATCCCATCCAG GTGGAGTTCACAAGAGAAGTAGAGGAGGCTGGTCCTCGGAGCCTGAAACATAACAAACGGGTTCTGTTCTCTCGAATGGGACCCTATCCTCAGAGAAAAGTCATTACTTTTAACCGCTACAATGATGACTTCCATTTCCACGTGAACTACGGTGACATGGGCTTCTTGGGGCCTGAGGATCTTAG aGTGTTTGGCTCCCTGAACTTGACCACAGTGAAGCTAAAAGGAGTTGGGGAGAGCTTTAAGAAGTATCCTGACTATGAGTCCAAGGGTATCAAGGCCCACTTCAACCTGGATGAAAGTGGTGTCCTGAGCCTGGATAGG GTGGAGTCTGTATTTGAGACAACAGTGGAGGACCATCCTGAAGAGGAGTCCACACTCACTA AACTGGGCAACACCATTTCCAGTCTTTTTGGAGGTGGCTCCACTCCAGAGGCCAAGGAGAATGGGACAGACACCGTACAG GAAGAAGAGGACACTCCAGCTGAAGGGAGCAAGGAGGAACCTGGGGAGCAGACAGAACCTAAAGAGGAAGCCAAGACTTCAGGCGAAGGGGACACTCAGCCTCCAACCCCTGAACCAGTCGATGGTGCAGTCCCTGAGAGAGAGGCTGCATCAGAGAAAGGTGAAGGGGTAAAACCAGAGTCCCAG GAACCAAGTGATCAAGGGGAGCCAGGACCAGAGGGCAAAGCTCAAGCCCCTGAGGAGGAAAAGAAGCCAAAGGTGGCCCGAAAGCAGAAAATGGTGGAGGAAATTGGAGTTGAACTGTCTGTGCTTGACCTTCCTGACCTCCCGGAGGATGAGCTGGCACGTTCTGTGCACAA ACTTCAGGAACTGACACTTCGAGACTTAGAAAAGCAGGAGAGGGAGAAGTCGGCCAACAGTCTGGAAGCCTTCATCTTTGAAACCCAG GACAAGCTCTACCAGCCGGAGTACCAGGAAGTATCCACGGAGGAAGAACGGGAGGAGATCTCTGGGAAACTTAGCTCGGCCTCTACCTGGCTGGAGGATGAGGGCTTTGCTGCCAGCACCAAG GAACTGAAAGAAAAGCTGGCTGAGCTGAAGAAGCTGTGTCGTGGGCTTTTTTTCCGTGTGGAAGAGCGAAAGAAGTGGCCCGAGCGGCTGGCTGCCCTGGACAGCCTCCTCAATCATTCAAACATCTTCCTCAG GGGTGCTCGGCTAATCCCAGAGATGGACCAGATTTTCACTGAGGTGGAACTAAGCACACTGGAGAAAGTCATCAATGAGACGGGG GCTTGGAAGAATGCCACCCTGGCAGAACAAGCCAAACTCCCCAGCACTGAGAAGCCAGTTCTGCTTTCCAAGGACATCGAGGCAAAGATGTTGGCTTTGGACCGAGAGGTTCAGTACCTGCTCAACAAGGCCAAGTTTACCAAGCCCCGGCCCCGGCCGAAGGACCAGAACAAGACCCAGGCTGACCCATCTCAAAATCAGAGTGCCAGTGCCCAGGAAGAGAAGATCATTCCACCACTGG AGGAAGATGCAGAGCCTGTTCTAGAGCCCCCCGTGACTGGAGAGAAGGCTAAGATACCTGACTTAG GGCTTGATCTGGGCGACACTGAGCCTTTAGAATTGAGTGGACCAGGGGCAG ATTCAGAGCAGAAGGAGCAGCCGCCGCCACCAAGGCCACAGGAGACCCGGTCAAATGATGAGCTATAG